A window from Flavobacterium sp. 83 encodes these proteins:
- a CDS encoding AsmA family protein: MLKKILKIIGILIVLLAAALFAIPYFFKDQIKAKIAEAINEKVDAKVTFADADLSLFKNFPNANVTLDKLVIINKAPFEGDTLVSLGELNLKMSIKELFKGKNEAMNIDGISSKNGLINILFNKDGIGNYDIALKDNKTKDDGKSSPLSLKIQNYKIENFKFRYFDESSKIKMVIDSLNHEGTGDFAAQKLDLVTKSTAKISLDMDKVNYMKNVSLTLDAVLGIDLEKSKYTFKENKALINQLPLEFDGFIQMVEAGQQYDLKFKTPTSSFKNFLGVIPAAYASSLDNVKTTGDFTVMGFAQGLYSDTTVPKFKIEIASNNASFQYPNLPKSVQNIVIDTKIINETGILNDTYVNLDKLSFKIDQDVFNAKANIKNITQNAIVDAALKGTINLANLSKAYPIKLDKPLSGVLKADVTTKFDMQSVEKSQYQNINNAGTMSLSGFNYVDENGKTMNISNALVQFNPSQVNLKQLNATTGKSDISVTGILENFYGFIFKNQELKGNFNMFSKQLAVSDFMTTGETTKTSLSDSEQAKQTKKADAMKIPAFLNCTLTAKATTVLYNNLTLKDVSGKLIVKDEKVTLDNVKTSIFGGTIGVNGAVSTKGKTPVFNMDLKLNQVDIAQSFTQLDMLKKIAPIAGIINGKLNSSIKLNGNLDATELTPDLKTLTGDLLGQLLSTTINSSNSTLLTALGSNLKFIDVSKINLNDLKAAITFKDGKVNVKPFDIKYKDIKATIGGSHGFDQSMNYNIKFDVPAKYLGSEANALIAKLSATDAAKLENLPINAILTGNFTNPKISTDIKSAVNNLTTQLVKQQKERLVKQGTSALTDFINKNKKPSDTTKTATPTTKEETTNAVKTKAADLLNGLFNKKKKAEEPKVQ; the protein is encoded by the coding sequence ATGCTAAAGAAAATTTTAAAAATCATTGGGATACTAATTGTCCTACTCGCAGCCGCTTTATTTGCAATTCCCTATTTTTTTAAAGATCAAATAAAAGCCAAAATCGCCGAAGCTATCAATGAAAAAGTAGATGCTAAAGTCACTTTTGCAGATGCCGATTTGAGTTTATTTAAAAATTTCCCAAACGCAAATGTGACGTTGGATAAGTTGGTCATTATAAACAAAGCTCCTTTTGAAGGCGATACATTGGTTTCATTAGGCGAACTGAATTTAAAAATGTCCATCAAGGAACTTTTTAAGGGTAAAAACGAAGCAATGAATATTGACGGAATCTCTTCAAAAAACGGGTTAATCAATATCCTATTCAATAAAGACGGAATCGGGAATTATGACATCGCTTTGAAAGATAACAAAACCAAGGATGATGGTAAAAGCAGTCCATTATCATTGAAAATTCAAAATTATAAAATCGAAAATTTCAAGTTCAGGTATTTTGACGAAAGTTCCAAAATAAAAATGGTTATCGACAGCTTAAACCATGAAGGAACTGGAGATTTTGCAGCACAGAAATTAGATTTAGTCACTAAATCTACTGCGAAAATATCATTAGACATGGATAAAGTCAATTATATGAAAAACGTCTCTTTGACTTTAGATGCGGTTTTAGGGATTGATTTAGAAAAAAGCAAATACACTTTCAAGGAAAACAAGGCTTTAATTAACCAATTACCGTTAGAATTTGATGGTTTTATTCAAATGGTCGAGGCGGGACAACAATATGATTTGAAATTCAAAACGCCAACTTCTTCATTCAAAAATTTCTTAGGAGTTATTCCGGCCGCTTATGCTTCGAGTTTGGACAATGTAAAAACAACTGGCGATTTTACAGTTATGGGATTTGCACAAGGATTGTATTCAGATACTACTGTTCCAAAATTCAAAATTGAAATTGCGTCCAATAACGCCTCATTTCAGTATCCTAATTTACCGAAATCCGTTCAAAACATTGTTATTGACACTAAAATAATTAATGAAACAGGAATTCTGAACGATACCTATGTGAATCTTGATAAGCTTTCTTTCAAAATAGATCAGGATGTTTTCAATGCTAAAGCCAATATCAAAAACATCACTCAAAATGCAATTGTCGATGCCGCTTTAAAAGGAACTATCAACTTGGCCAATCTTTCGAAAGCGTATCCTATAAAACTTGACAAACCTTTGTCTGGAGTTTTAAAAGCAGATGTAACGACAAAATTTGATATGCAATCCGTAGAGAAAAGTCAATATCAAAATATTAATAATGCAGGAACAATGAGTTTATCCGGTTTCAACTATGTGGATGAAAACGGCAAAACAATGAACATCAGCAATGCCCTTGTTCAGTTTAACCCGAGTCAAGTGAATTTAAAACAATTGAATGCAACCACTGGAAAAAGTGACATTAGCGTAACGGGAATTTTAGAGAATTTTTACGGATTTATATTTAAAAACCAAGAATTAAAAGGGAATTTCAATATGTTTTCTAAGCAATTAGCCGTGAGTGATTTCATGACAACTGGTGAAACCACTAAGACTAGCCTGAGCGACAGCGAACAGGCAAAGCAAACTAAAAAAGCCGACGCCATGAAGATTCCGGCTTTCTTAAATTGTACGCTTACCGCAAAAGCGACTACGGTTTTATATAACAATCTGACCTTAAAAGACGTTTCGGGAAAACTGATTGTAAAGGATGAAAAAGTAACATTAGATAATGTAAAAACATCCATTTTTGGAGGAACAATTGGAGTAAATGGAGCAGTTTCGACAAAAGGGAAAACGCCAGTTTTCAATATGGATTTAAAATTAAATCAAGTCGACATTGCACAATCATTTACCCAACTGGACATGTTGAAAAAAATTGCGCCAATTGCCGGAATTATCAATGGTAAATTAAATTCAAGTATCAAATTGAATGGAAATCTTGACGCAACAGAACTAACACCTGATTTAAAAACACTGACCGGAGATTTATTAGGGCAATTGCTTTCAACTACTATTAATTCAAGTAATTCGACTTTGCTAACGGCTTTGGGTTCTAATTTGAAGTTCATCGATGTAAGTAAAATCAATTTGAATGATTTGAAAGCAGCCATTACTTTCAAAGACGGAAAAGTGAATGTAAAACCATTTGACATAAAATACAAAGACATAAAGGCTACAATTGGCGGTTCGCATGGTTTCGACCAAAGCATGAATTACAATATCAAATTTGATGTTCCAGCTAAATATCTGGGTTCAGAAGCCAATGCATTAATTGCTAAATTATCTGCTACTGATGCGGCTAAATTGGAAAATCTGCCTATCAATGCTATTTTAACTGGGAACTTCACTAATCCAAAAATTTCAACCGATATAAAAAGTGCCGTTAATAATCTGACAACCCAATTAGTAAAACAACAAAAAGAACGATTGGTAAAACAAGGGACTTCGGCTTTAACTGATTTTATCAATAAAAATAAGAAACCAAGCGACACTACAAAAACGGCAACTCCTACAACAAAGGAAGAAACTACAAATGCTGTAAAAACAAAAGCAGCCGATTTATTAAACGGATTGTTTAATAAAAAGAAAAAAGCAGAAGAACCTAAAGTTCAATAA